From one Bradyrhizobium sp. Ash2021 genomic stretch:
- a CDS encoding MHYT domain-containing protein — translation MFEGHDPYLVALSVVIAILGGYTGFGLTARIRGTPDASHRLLLAGAAFFLAIGIWTMHFVGMLAAPLPSGTVYLVLPTIVSFLICALVVGISLFFVSTGEPSLLRVASSAVLLGLGIASMHYVGMHGLSGDFGMTHDAAMVVLSVGIAIVTAYGGLRAFLARQGGVQLALSAVAFGVAVSGMHYTAMAGMHLVAPSEGSHHHIEGLAASSQMLSLVVALLCFVIAAGFLLSLVPDPRKKSVAQADMVAAGPAMLAADVPSADASSAPTSPRLRATTPLGGIGQPPRAAPAPRLPVEGADGTHFIATADIRSVRADAHYTKVHDGTRERMCPWSISEAEAQLDPGLFVRVHRSHIIAIPHVTLVRKEGDGAIVELDGPSPHRVPVSRAKIAEVKARLGLARRHA, via the coding sequence ATGTTCGAAGGACACGATCCCTATCTCGTCGCGCTCTCGGTGGTGATCGCGATTCTGGGTGGTTACACCGGCTTCGGCCTCACTGCGCGCATCCGCGGGACGCCGGACGCCAGTCATCGGCTGCTGCTGGCCGGCGCCGCGTTCTTCCTCGCCATCGGTATCTGGACCATGCATTTCGTCGGCATGCTGGCCGCACCCTTGCCGTCGGGCACGGTCTATCTGGTGCTGCCGACCATCGTATCGTTCCTGATCTGCGCGCTGGTGGTCGGCATTTCCCTGTTTTTTGTCTCGACCGGCGAGCCGTCGCTGTTGCGCGTGGCGTCCTCGGCGGTGCTGCTCGGGCTCGGGATCGCCAGCATGCATTATGTCGGCATGCACGGGCTGTCCGGCGATTTCGGAATGACGCATGACGCCGCCATGGTCGTCCTGTCGGTCGGAATCGCGATTGTCACGGCCTATGGCGGCTTGCGTGCGTTCCTGGCACGGCAGGGCGGCGTGCAACTGGCGTTGAGCGCGGTCGCCTTCGGGGTTGCGGTGTCCGGCATGCACTATACCGCGATGGCCGGCATGCATCTGGTCGCGCCGTCGGAGGGATCGCATCACCACATCGAGGGACTGGCGGCGTCGTCGCAAATGCTGTCGCTGGTGGTGGCGCTGCTCTGCTTCGTGATCGCGGCCGGTTTCCTGCTGTCGCTGGTGCCGGACCCGCGCAAAAAATCTGTGGCACAGGCCGATATGGTCGCCGCCGGTCCGGCCATGCTGGCGGCTGATGTTCCGTCGGCCGACGCCAGCAGCGCGCCCACCAGCCCGCGGCTGCGGGCAACAACGCCGCTCGGCGGCATCGGCCAGCCGCCCCGCGCGGCACCCGCGCCCCGGCTGCCGGTCGAAGGCGCCGACGGCACCCACTTCATCGCTACCGCCGATATCAGGAGCGTCCGCGCCGACGCCCATTACACCAAGGTCCATGACGGCACCCGCGAGCGGATGTGTCCGTGGTCGATCTCGGAGGCCGAGGCCCAGCTCGACCCCGGCCTGTTCGTCCGGGTGCACCGCAGCCACATCATCGCAATCCCCCACGTCACCCTTGTCCGCAAGGAGGGCGACGGCGCGATCGTCGAACTCGACGGCCCGTCGCCGCACCGCGTGCCGGTCAGCCGCGCCAAGATCGCCGAGGTGAAGGCGCGGTTGGGCCTCGCCCGGCGCCACGCTTGA
- a CDS encoding xanthine dehydrogenase family protein subunit M, producing the protein MIPGPFSYHRPATVADAVKLLSTLGDEARPLAGGHSLVPMMKLRLATPEHLVDLHGIDGLKGIRRDGNTIVIGAMTTQHQLLASDEIAKSLPILHETAAVIADPQVRYRGTIGGNVANGDPGNDMPALMMILGASYRLEGKSGARDVAASEFYQGAYFTALEPGELLTAISIPVPAAGHGYAYEKLKRKVGDYATAAAAVVLTMAGGKVATCKIGLTNLSETPLLADDAAKAVIGTSLDAATLKKAAAAAVAIMAPAADARGPVEYRKHVGGIMVTRALTRAAAKAG; encoded by the coding sequence ATGATTCCTGGCCCATTCAGCTATCACCGGCCGGCGACGGTCGCCGACGCGGTCAAACTGCTCTCGACCCTGGGCGACGAGGCAAGGCCGCTGGCCGGCGGCCACAGCCTGGTCCCGATGATGAAGCTCCGGCTCGCCACCCCCGAGCATCTGGTCGATCTGCACGGCATCGACGGCCTCAAGGGGATCCGCCGCGACGGCAACACTATCGTGATCGGGGCGATGACCACCCAGCACCAATTGCTGGCGTCGGACGAAATCGCCAAATCACTGCCGATCCTGCACGAAACCGCTGCTGTGATCGCCGATCCCCAGGTGCGCTATCGCGGCACCATCGGCGGCAATGTCGCCAACGGCGATCCCGGCAACGACATGCCGGCGCTGATGATGATTTTGGGCGCGAGCTACCGGCTCGAAGGCAAGTCGGGCGCGCGTGATGTCGCGGCAAGCGAGTTCTACCAGGGCGCCTATTTCACCGCGCTCGAGCCCGGCGAACTCCTGACCGCGATCTCGATTCCGGTGCCCGCGGCCGGTCACGGCTACGCCTACGAAAAGCTGAAGCGCAAGGTCGGCGATTACGCCACCGCGGCGGCCGCGGTGGTGCTGACGATGGCGGGCGGCAAGGTCGCCACCTGCAAAATCGGCCTCACCAATCTGTCGGAAACGCCGCTGCTCGCCGATGACGCCGCCAAGGCGGTGATCGGCACCAGCCTCGATGCGGCGACGCTGAAAAAGGCCGCTGCCGCAGCGGTCGCGATCATGGCGCCGGCCGCAGATGCCCGCGGTCCCGTCGAATACCGCAAACATGTCGGCGGCATCATGGTGACGCGGGCGCTGACCCGCGCTGCAGCCAAAGCTGGTTAG
- a CDS encoding 2Fe-2S iron-sulfur cluster-binding protein produces MAKTHITMKVNGAEVEGLVEPRTLLVHFIRENLALTGTHIGCETTHCGACTVDIDGMSVKSCTMFAVQAQGSDITTIEGMANADGSLHALQEGFRMMHGLQCGFCTPGMIVRAQRLLKENPSPTEEEIRMGISGNICRCTGYQNIVKAIQYAAARINGVEFKEAAE; encoded by the coding sequence ATGGCAAAAACCCACATCACCATGAAGGTGAACGGCGCCGAGGTCGAAGGCCTCGTCGAACCGCGCACGCTGCTGGTGCATTTCATCCGCGAAAATCTGGCGCTGACCGGCACCCATATCGGCTGCGAGACCACGCATTGCGGCGCCTGCACCGTCGATATCGACGGCATGTCGGTAAAATCCTGCACCATGTTCGCGGTGCAGGCCCAGGGATCCGACATCACCACCATCGAGGGTATGGCCAATGCCGACGGCTCGCTGCACGCGCTGCAGGAAGGCTTTCGCATGATGCATGGCCTGCAGTGCGGCTTCTGCACCCCCGGCATGATTGTTCGCGCGCAGCGGCTGCTGAAGGAAAACCCGTCGCCCACGGAAGAAGAAATCCGGATGGGCATATCGGGCAATATCTGCCGCTGCACCGGCTACCAGAACATCGTCAAGGCGATCCAGTACGCCGCCGCCAGGATCAATGGCGTTGAATTCAAGGAGGCTGCGGAATGA
- a CDS encoding aerobic carbon-monoxide dehydrogenase large subunit, with product MNDMTPTREQREAKLEGMGCKRKRVEDIRFTQGKGNYVDDLKLPGMLHGDFVRSPHAHARVKSINGDEALKVPGVLAVITAETLKTVNLAWMPTLAGDVQMVLADGKVLFQNQEVAFVVATDRYAADDGINKVVVEYEPLPPLIDPFKAMDKDAPVLREDLAGKTSGAHGPRRHHNHIFEWTVGDKDLTDAAFRKADVTIKEMISYHRTHPSPLETCQCVCSFDKIKGELSIWGTFQAPHVIRTVVALIAKIPEHKIHVISPDIGGGFGNKVGAYPGYICAAVASIVTGKPVKWVEDRIENLTATSFARDYHMTTEIASTREGKVTGLRVHVLADHGAFDACADPSKWPAGFFNIVTGSYDFPTAHLSVDGIYTNKAPGGVAYRCSFRVTEAAYCIERGMDILAQKLGMDPVELRLKNFIKPEQFPYHSALGWEYDSGDYATAMRKMMESVDYAGLRKEQAEKRAAFKRGETREIMGLGVSFFTEIVGAGPSKNCDILGIAMFDSCEIRLHPTGAGIARVGTKSQGQGHETTWAQIIATEIGIPADDIMVEEGNTDTAPYGLGTYGSRSTPVAGAAIAMAARKIKAKAQMIAAYKLEVHEDDLEWDIDGFRVKGLPEKTMSMKDICWAAYNSVPPGMEPGLEAVSYYDPPNMTYPFGAYICVMNIDVDTGVYKIRRFYALDDCGTRINPMIIEGQVHGGLTEAFAIAMGQEIRYDDDGNVVTGSFMDFFMPTAVETPHWETDFTVTPSPHHPIGAKGVGESPNVGGVPAFSNAVNDAFSFLGSTHIQMPHDFWRNWKAAKNLGVFA from the coding sequence ATGAACGACATGACTCCCACGCGGGAACAACGTGAAGCCAAGCTCGAAGGCATGGGCTGCAAGCGCAAGCGGGTCGAGGACATCCGATTCACGCAAGGCAAGGGCAATTACGTCGACGATCTGAAACTGCCGGGCATGCTGCACGGCGATTTCGTCCGCTCGCCGCATGCCCATGCGCGGGTCAAGTCGATCAATGGCGACGAGGCGCTGAAGGTGCCGGGTGTGCTCGCCGTCATCACCGCGGAGACGCTGAAGACCGTCAACCTCGCCTGGATGCCGACGCTCGCGGGCGACGTGCAGATGGTTTTGGCCGACGGCAAGGTGCTGTTCCAGAACCAGGAAGTGGCGTTTGTGGTCGCGACCGACCGCTATGCCGCCGATGACGGCATCAACAAGGTCGTGGTCGAATACGAGCCGCTGCCGCCGCTGATCGATCCGTTCAAGGCGATGGACAAGGATGCGCCGGTGCTGCGCGAGGATCTCGCCGGCAAGACATCGGGCGCACACGGCCCGCGCAGGCACCACAACCATATCTTCGAATGGACCGTCGGCGACAAGGATCTGACCGACGCCGCCTTCAGGAAGGCGGATGTCACGATCAAGGAGATGATCTCCTATCACCGCACCCATCCGTCGCCGCTGGAGACCTGCCAGTGCGTCTGCTCGTTCGACAAGATCAAGGGCGAGCTGTCGATCTGGGGCACCTTCCAGGCCCCGCATGTGATCCGCACCGTGGTGGCTCTGATCGCCAAGATTCCCGAGCACAAGATCCATGTGATCTCGCCGGATATCGGCGGCGGCTTTGGCAACAAGGTCGGCGCTTACCCCGGCTATATCTGCGCCGCGGTAGCGTCCATCGTTACCGGCAAGCCCGTAAAATGGGTCGAGGACCGCATCGAGAACCTGACCGCGACCTCGTTCGCGCGCGACTACCACATGACGACCGAGATCGCCTCGACCAGGGAGGGCAAGGTCACGGGACTGCGCGTCCACGTGCTGGCCGATCACGGCGCGTTCGACGCCTGCGCCGACCCGTCGAAATGGCCGGCCGGCTTCTTCAATATCGTCACCGGGTCCTACGACTTCCCGACCGCGCATCTGTCGGTGGACGGCATCTACACCAACAAGGCGCCGGGCGGCGTCGCCTATCGCTGCTCGTTCCGGGTGACCGAGGCGGCGTACTGCATCGAGCGCGGGATGGACATCCTGGCGCAAAAGCTCGGCATGGACCCTGTCGAATTGCGCTTGAAGAACTTCATCAAGCCGGAGCAGTTCCCGTATCACTCGGCGCTGGGCTGGGAATACGACTCCGGCGATTACGCCACCGCGATGCGCAAGATGATGGAATCGGTCGACTATGCCGGCCTGCGCAAGGAGCAGGCGGAAAAGCGTGCGGCGTTCAAGCGCGGCGAGACCCGCGAGATCATGGGCCTCGGCGTGTCGTTCTTCACCGAGATCGTTGGCGCCGGTCCGTCGAAGAATTGCGACATTTTGGGAATCGCGATGTTCGATTCCTGCGAAATCCGCCTTCACCCCACGGGAGCAGGAATTGCGCGCGTGGGCACCAAGAGCCAGGGCCAGGGCCACGAGACCACCTGGGCGCAGATCATCGCCACCGAGATCGGCATTCCGGCCGACGACATCATGGTCGAGGAGGGCAATACCGACACCGCGCCTTACGGCCTCGGTACCTACGGTTCGCGCTCGACGCCGGTCGCGGGTGCGGCGATCGCGATGGCCGCGCGAAAGATCAAGGCCAAGGCGCAGATGATCGCGGCCTACAAGCTCGAGGTCCACGAGGACGACCTCGAATGGGATATCGACGGGTTCCGGGTCAAGGGCCTGCCGGAGAAGACGATGTCGATGAAGGACATCTGCTGGGCGGCCTATAATTCGGTGCCGCCGGGCATGGAACCCGGGCTGGAAGCGGTGAGCTATTACGATCCGCCCAACATGACGTATCCGTTCGGCGCCTATATCTGCGTCATGAACATCGACGTCGATACCGGGGTCTACAAGATCAGGCGCTTCTACGCGCTGGATGATTGCGGCACCCGCATCAACCCGATGATCATCGAGGGCCAGGTGCATGGCGGCCTCACCGAGGCGTTCGCGATCGCGATGGGCCAGGAAATCCGCTATGATGACGACGGCAATGTGGTGACCGGCTCGTTCATGGATTTCTTCATGCCGACCGCGGTCGAGACCCCGCATTGGGAGACCGATTTCACCGTCACGCCGTCGCCGCATCATCCGATCGGCGCCAAGGGTGTCGGCGAAAGCCCGAATGTCGGCGGCGTGCCGGCGTTTTCCAACGCCGTCAACGACGCGTTTTCGTTCCTGGGGAGCACCCATATCCAGATGCCGCACGATTTCTGGCGCAACTGGAAGGCGGCGAAGAACCTGGGAGTGTTCGCGTAA
- a CDS encoding MoxR family ATPase, whose protein sequence is MKTRDEIAQALAASGYIADGELSTAISLMQLLRRPLLLEGEAGVGKTEVAKALASAHATELIRLQCYEGLDQSAALYEWNYQRQLLSIQAHRGDNPDAVEDQIFSEKYLLERPLLAAIRRDTPPVLLIDEIDRADDEFEAFLLELLSDFQVSIPELGTVKAITIPHVVLTSNGTRELSDALRRRCLYHYVDYPDADREARIIMARISGASASLSLQIAWMVESVRKEELRKVPGVAETLDWAAALVGLDVHDLHDAPETVHETLMCLLKTHEDKSRMTREVSERLLGKVA, encoded by the coding sequence ATGAAAACCCGTGATGAGATCGCGCAAGCGCTGGCCGCCTCCGGCTACATCGCCGACGGCGAGCTTTCGACCGCGATCTCGCTGATGCAACTGCTCAGGCGCCCACTGCTGCTGGAAGGCGAGGCGGGCGTCGGCAAGACCGAAGTGGCGAAGGCGCTGGCGTCCGCGCACGCGACCGAGCTGATCCGCCTGCAATGCTATGAGGGGCTCGATCAATCGGCCGCGCTGTACGAGTGGAACTACCAGCGACAATTGCTGTCGATCCAGGCCCATCGCGGCGACAACCCTGATGCAGTCGAGGACCAGATCTTTTCGGAAAAATACCTGCTGGAGCGGCCGCTGCTGGCGGCGATCCGGCGCGACACCCCGCCGGTGCTGTTGATCGACGAGATCGACCGCGCCGACGACGAGTTCGAGGCGTTCCTGCTCGAATTGCTGTCGGACTTCCAGGTCTCGATCCCCGAACTCGGAACGGTCAAGGCCATCACGATCCCGCATGTGGTGCTGACCTCGAACGGCACCCGCGAATTGTCCGACGCGCTCCGCCGCCGCTGCCTCTACCACTATGTTGACTATCCCGACGCCGACCGCGAGGCGCGCATCATCATGGCGCGGATATCCGGCGCCAGCGCATCATTGTCGCTGCAGATCGCGTGGATGGTCGAAAGCGTCCGCAAAGAAGAGCTGCGCAAGGTTCCGGGCGTCGCCGAGACGCTGGATTGGGCGGCGGCATTGGTCGGGCTCGATGTCCACGATTTGCACGACGCGCCCGAGACCGTGCACGAAACCCTGATGTGCCTCCTGAAAACCCATGAGGACAAGTCGCGCATGACCCGCGAAGTCAGCGAACGCCTGTTGGGGAAGGTCGCATGA
- a CDS encoding VWA domain-containing protein, translating into MSCCGTNPGYEELDEVSRLVSGKLAAFLKTLRDSGFAVGLAEGQDAAGLMAAGYAKKPGLLRSAFKHLFSARKSDWEKFDGIFDAFWLGKRVKSRSVTMGSARAANNPSLKNLANNRSEPRAGGDSATDQVPSADGAGNDRSGEGRMEGASRAQNLAEVDFRKMADPEQIEEAHAVAAQLAKSMRTRLTRRDLARRRGYRLDLRRTIHGNISHGGVPIALVKRQRKEKPLRLVMLLDASGSMSMYTGVFLRFIHGVLDEFREAEAFLFHTRLAHVSDAMKEKDAARALDRLSIMAQGAGGGTRIGESLQTFNRWHAARVIHSRTVVMIVSDGYETGDAALLGREMAALGRRCRRIVWLNPMMAWQGYTPEARGIQAALPHVDLYAPANTLQSLTALEPYLARF; encoded by the coding sequence ATGAGCTGCTGCGGCACCAACCCAGGTTATGAAGAGCTCGACGAGGTTTCCCGCCTCGTCTCGGGGAAGCTGGCCGCGTTTCTCAAAACCCTGCGCGACAGCGGCTTTGCGGTCGGCCTCGCCGAAGGGCAGGACGCGGCTGGCTTGATGGCCGCGGGCTATGCGAAAAAACCGGGCCTGCTGCGCTCGGCGTTCAAGCATCTGTTCTCGGCGCGGAAATCCGACTGGGAAAAATTCGATGGCATTTTTGATGCGTTCTGGCTCGGCAAGCGGGTCAAATCGCGATCGGTCACCATGGGATCGGCCAGGGCAGCCAACAATCCGTCGCTGAAGAATCTGGCGAACAATCGGTCCGAGCCGCGCGCCGGCGGCGACAGTGCCACGGATCAGGTTCCGTCTGCCGATGGCGCGGGCAACGACCGCTCCGGCGAAGGCCGCATGGAAGGCGCGTCACGCGCGCAAAATCTCGCCGAGGTCGATTTCCGCAAGATGGCGGATCCCGAACAGATCGAGGAGGCGCACGCGGTCGCGGCGCAACTGGCAAAGAGTATGCGCACGCGGCTGACGCGGCGCGATCTGGCGCGGCGGCGCGGCTACCGGCTCGATCTGCGAAGGACCATTCACGGCAATATCAGCCATGGCGGCGTGCCGATCGCTCTGGTGAAACGGCAGCGCAAGGAAAAGCCGCTGCGCCTCGTGATGCTGCTGGATGCCTCCGGCTCGATGAGCATGTATACCGGCGTGTTCCTGCGCTTCATCCACGGCGTGCTGGACGAGTTTCGCGAGGCCGAGGCGTTCCTGTTCCACACAAGGCTCGCGCATGTCTCCGACGCCATGAAGGAAAAGGACGCCGCGCGCGCGCTCGACCGGCTCTCGATCATGGCGCAGGGCGCCGGCGGCGGCACCAGAATCGGCGAGAGCCTGCAGACCTTCAACCGCTGGCACGCCGCCCGCGTGATCCATTCGCGTACCGTGGTGATGATCGTGTCCGACGGTTACGAGACCGGCGATGCCGCGCTGCTCGGCCGCGAGATGGCAGCCCTCGGCCGCCGCTGCCGCCGCATCGTCTGGCTCAACCCGATGATGGCGTGGCAGGGCTACACGCCCGAGGCCAGAGGCATCCAGGCCGCGCTGCCGCATGTCGATCTCTACGCGCCGGCCAATACGCTGCAAAGCCTGACCGCGCTCGAACCCTATCTGGCGAGGTTTTAG
- a CDS encoding XdhC/CoxI family protein, which yields MTAHVEVMDLVAQMKAAEQAFVLATVVRTVSVTAAKAGAKAIIRPDGTIVAGWIGGGCARGAVLKAAREALADGEPRMVSVQPEDLLAELGVKPGEARGGIRFASNLCPSKGTMDIFVEPVLPHPSLLIFGASPVAMSLAAQTRQLGYHVTLAAPAADLVAVPDADALVDGFALGKLHQARRFIVVSTQGRGDEAALRAAVTTDAEYRAFVGSRRKMAALREKLIAEGVDASAIDRVKAPAGLDLGAITPEEIAMSILAEITVERRRGQRAPNPVANS from the coding sequence ATGACCGCGCATGTCGAAGTGATGGATCTGGTCGCGCAGATGAAAGCCGCCGAACAGGCGTTCGTGCTGGCAACCGTGGTGCGCACCGTGTCGGTGACGGCGGCGAAAGCCGGTGCGAAAGCGATCATCCGGCCCGACGGCACCATCGTCGCCGGCTGGATCGGCGGCGGCTGCGCGCGCGGCGCGGTGTTGAAGGCGGCGCGCGAGGCGCTGGCCGACGGCGAGCCGCGCATGGTGTCGGTGCAGCCGGAAGATCTGCTCGCCGAGCTCGGCGTCAAGCCCGGCGAGGCCCGCGGCGGCATCCGCTTCGCCAGCAACCTATGCCCGAGTAAAGGCACCATGGATATTTTCGTCGAGCCGGTGTTGCCGCATCCGTCGCTGCTGATTTTTGGCGCCAGCCCGGTGGCGATGTCGCTGGCGGCGCAGACGCGGCAGCTCGGCTATCACGTCACATTGGCGGCGCCCGCGGCCGATCTGGTCGCGGTGCCGGACGCTGACGCACTCGTCGACGGCTTTGCGCTCGGAAAACTGCACCAGGCGCGGCGCTTCATCGTGGTTTCGACCCAAGGGCGGGGTGACGAAGCCGCCTTGCGCGCGGCTGTTACAACCGACGCCGAATACCGCGCCTTCGTCGGCAGCCGCCGCAAGATGGCGGCGCTGCGCGAAAAGCTGATCGCGGAAGGCGTCGACGCGTCAGCGATCGATCGCGTCAAGGCGCCGGCCGGGCTCGACCTCGGCGCCATCACGCCGGAGGAGATCGCGATGTCGATCTTGGCTGAAATCACCGTCGAGCGCCGCCGCGGCCAGCGCGCCCCCAACCCTGTTGCAAATAGCTAG
- a CDS encoding carbon monoxide dehydrogenase subunit G, whose translation MQMNDSQRIPASKEKVWAALNDPEILKQCIPGCQSLDMTSPTEMTATVVFKVGPVKATFGGKVTLSDLDPPNSYRISGEGSGGVAGFAKGGAAVRLESESPDVTILHYEVVAQIGGKLAQLGARLIDSTAKKLAGEFFKSFGEVVGGVVEAPAEAAPKGWLGKLTGAA comes from the coding sequence ATGCAGATGAACGACAGCCAGCGGATCCCGGCCTCGAAGGAAAAGGTCTGGGCGGCGCTCAACGATCCCGAAATCCTGAAGCAATGCATCCCCGGCTGTCAGTCGCTCGACATGACCTCGCCGACCGAAATGACCGCGACCGTCGTCTTCAAGGTCGGCCCGGTGAAGGCGACTTTTGGCGGCAAGGTGACGCTGTCCGATCTCGACCCGCCGAACTCCTATCGCATCTCGGGCGAGGGCTCCGGCGGCGTCGCCGGGTTTGCCAAGGGTGGCGCCGCGGTGCGGCTTGAATCCGAAAGCCCTGACGTCACGATCCTGCACTACGAGGTCGTTGCCCAGATCGGCGGCAAGCTGGCGCAACTCGGCGCGCGCCTGATCGATTCCACCGCAAAGAAGCTGGCGGGCGAGTTTTTCAAGTCGTTCGGCGAAGTTGTCGGAGGGGTTGTAGAGGCTCCCGCGGAAGCGGCGCCCAAGGGCTGGTTGGGCAAGCTGACCGGCGCGGCCTGA
- the ggt gene encoding gamma-glutamyltransferase, giving the protein MPLLVPSGELKIRPDRIASRIASRIDIIFKTLTGACIRVACVWSLVVGSVANAASPTPVAAEKGMVVSAQHLATKVGVDILKRGGSAIDAAVAVGYALAVVYPAAGNLGGGGFMTIRFGDGRKTFLDFREKAPRAASRDMYLDKDGKIIKGLSTIGWLAVGVPGTVSGLEYARKKYGTMTLAALIEPAIKLAEEGFTLQQGDVDMLATATEDFSRLPATGEIFLDKGLPFVAGQRLVQRDLAGTLRSIREQGVDGFYRGKTGAAIVKAARAGGGIIDQEDLDRYETRELAPVECDYRSYHVISAPPPSSGGVAICEMLNILEGYQLRELGWGSAQALHYEIEAMRHAFADRSSLLGDPDFVSIPIRELIDKRYAAKIRDAIKPDKAGISGDIRQGVAPHEGSNTTHFSIIDDAGNAVSMTYTLNDWFGARVVASGTGVLMNDEMDDFTPNPGVANVDGFVPGDANAIAPGKAPRSSMSPTIVTRDDKPVLILGTPGGARIITTVLQTILNVVDFQMNVQEAVDAPRIHQQWLPDVTNTERYALSPDTRRVLESMGYRFEDSPPANHVSAIIVGAPSLGGTAIARNRFYGANDPRGGTGLALGY; this is encoded by the coding sequence ATGCCTTTGCTGGTTCCAAGCGGCGAATTGAAAATTCGGCCAGATCGGATTGCAAGTCGGATTGCAAGTCGGATTGACATCATCTTCAAAACGTTGACGGGGGCCTGCATACGGGTTGCCTGCGTTTGGTCGCTGGTTGTGGGTTCCGTGGCCAACGCTGCCTCGCCGACACCGGTGGCGGCTGAAAAGGGCATGGTGGTCAGTGCACAGCACCTGGCGACGAAGGTCGGCGTCGACATTCTCAAGCGCGGCGGCAGTGCGATAGATGCTGCTGTCGCGGTGGGATACGCCCTGGCAGTGGTCTATCCGGCCGCCGGCAATCTGGGCGGCGGCGGCTTCATGACGATCCGGTTTGGCGATGGACGAAAGACCTTCCTCGATTTTCGAGAGAAGGCCCCTCGTGCGGCGAGCCGGGACATGTATCTGGACAAGGACGGAAAAATCATCAAAGGCCTGAGTACGATCGGCTGGCTGGCAGTTGGCGTCCCCGGCACTGTGTCTGGTCTGGAGTATGCGCGGAAAAAGTACGGGACGATGACGCTTGCAGCGTTGATCGAGCCGGCGATCAAACTGGCCGAGGAAGGATTCACGCTGCAGCAAGGCGACGTCGACATGCTCGCTACGGCGACCGAGGATTTCAGTAGACTGCCAGCTACCGGCGAGATTTTTCTCGACAAGGGACTGCCTTTTGTGGCCGGCCAACGGCTGGTGCAGCGTGACCTTGCAGGCACCTTGCGTTCGATCAGAGAGCAGGGCGTTGACGGCTTCTATAGGGGCAAGACGGGGGCGGCCATCGTCAAGGCTGCCCGGGCAGGCGGCGGAATCATCGATCAGGAAGATCTGGATCGCTACGAGACCCGTGAGCTCGCGCCCGTCGAGTGCGATTACCGGTCCTATCACGTGATCTCGGCACCCCCGCCGAGCTCGGGCGGTGTTGCCATCTGCGAGATGCTGAACATTCTGGAGGGATATCAACTCCGTGAGTTGGGTTGGGGATCGGCGCAGGCGCTGCATTACGAAATAGAGGCGATGCGCCACGCCTTTGCCGATAGAAGCAGTTTGCTGGGGGATCCGGATTTTGTCAGCATTCCGATCCGGGAGCTGATCGACAAGCGGTATGCGGCAAAGATCCGGGATGCGATAAAGCCCGACAAGGCCGGAATCTCCGGCGATATCAGGCAGGGTGTTGCGCCGCACGAAGGCAGCAACACGACGCACTTCTCGATCATCGACGATGCCGGCAACGCCGTTTCGATGACATATACGCTCAATGACTGGTTCGGAGCGCGGGTCGTTGCATCAGGCACCGGCGTGTTGATGAATGACGAAATGGACGATTTCACGCCAAATCCTGGTGTCGCCAACGTCGACGGGTTTGTCCCGGGAGACGCGAATGCCATCGCGCCGGGCAAGGCCCCCCGAAGTTCGATGAGCCCAACGATTGTCACCAGGGACGACAAGCCCGTCCTCATTCTCGGCACGCCGGGCGGAGCGCGCATCATCACGACCGTCCTGCAAACCATCCTGAACGTCGTCGATTTTCAGATGAACGTTCAGGAAGCCGTCGATGCCCCCCGCATCCATCAGCAGTGGCTGCCCGATGTAACCAATACGGAGCGATACGCCCTTTCACCCGACACACGCAGAGTGCTGGAGAGCATGGGGTATCGGTTTGAGGATTCGCCGCCGGCCAACCACGTATCCGCGATCATCGTCGGTGCGCCGAGTCTTGGCGGAACGGCAATCGCTCGAAACAGGTTCTACGGTGCGAACGATCCGCGTGGCGGCACCGGACTGGCGCTGGGGTATTAG
- a CDS encoding lipocalin-like domain-containing protein, producing MVNSKLTHSVSHDPKDLVGTWTLVSVVTERDGKKFDAYGPNAKGHLVFDAIGRYSIIFISGDLPKFASGNRSSGTADESKAVVAGSFAHFGTYVVDAADKSFTFQVERATFPNWDGKNTKRSFGVRGDELHFTDPHSSGGGVATTIFERAKRAR from the coding sequence ATGGTCAATTCCAAACTCACCCACTCGGTTAGCCACGATCCGAAGGACCTGGTGGGCACGTGGACGCTTGTTTCGGTCGTAACCGAGCGGGACGGTAAAAAATTCGACGCTTATGGCCCAAATGCAAAGGGCCACCTGGTGTTCGATGCGATCGGGCGATATTCAATCATCTTCATTTCCGGTGACCTCCCGAAGTTCGCGTCGGGAAACCGTTCCAGCGGTACGGCAGATGAGAGCAAGGCCGTCGTTGCTGGAAGCTTCGCTCATTTCGGCACTTACGTCGTCGATGCGGCGGACAAGAGTTTCACGTTTCAGGTCGAGCGTGCGACGTTTCCTAACTGGGACGGCAAGAACACCAAGCGTTCGTTTGGTGTCAGGGGCGATGAGTTGCACTTCACAGACCCGCACTCGTCGGGCGGTGGAGTGGCGACGACAATCTTCGAGCGCGCGAAGCGCGCACGCTAA